From the genome of Periplaneta americana isolate PAMFEO1 chromosome 17, P.americana_PAMFEO1_priV1, whole genome shotgun sequence:
ggagaataacattaaaatggatttgagggaggtgggatatgatgatagatcctggattaatcctgctcagaatagggaccgacggcgggcttatgtgagggcggcaatgaacctttaggttccttgaaagccataaataagtaccGGTAGCAGGTCGTGGTCAGAGAACGCATACTCAGTTTTGAagtaagaatttttctccgttccattactcttttatcgtatgatgacgcagaatatctgcatggaaatatcatatgtacttcggtacattatagtaatatatatgatatgcgtaaatcacttcatgatttaaggcagcgcttattccgtcggattcattacgagtgcacctcagcacatgtgtggacttcgatcctagattcatagatatctatgacgtagtgcagagggcggccgctAGAGggtacccaagagttggaacttaaaaaactgagacgattcttcagacgccggggtggaatccggtgtggcttagtggataaagcgtctgcacgtagaactgaaaacccgggttcaaatcccggcgccagagagaatttttctccgtgccattactctttcatcgtaagtcaGAGATACTTCCTGATCATCCCCGTAAAGAGACTGTAGTTGCCATAAGGACACGACTGCCTGGCGGAATATTTATGtaaactgggtattttaccatcacctcagtgtgtcgtttgtaatgaggaaaatgctattatgaattgggaacattcagggccgtattcatagacattcttagcgcgggcttccggtggatgatcagcgaactaacgtttttcgtattcataaaccagtgttagcgatatgatatgatattaatccTTTACAAGTAACCTGTcgacagccggggctagtttagcaccctcgtagctcgggctagcgaaatgtctatgaatagcacccttaaatgtttgtaaaataacttgtaaattttaaatcctctatggggactttgtactggtctgccagacaccaaatgatgttgaatcaatctggttgagcattacatacatacatacatacatacatacatacacacataaatacatacagtagtcacaaaaaaaaaccggaccgacccttgtaacagatttcagaaccttgttcactccagagccacgatagactggtaaataagactttcgtggttcgaatcctgcctgggaaggaaatttttttttctgttccttattcaaatttattccctatactgttcgattgcagcgatattttacttctAATTAACTTATTATATCCGTAACATGAACTTTACCAGCTTATTATCTAATGGCTTTccaaatgggctacgtcagcagtcgaaactacaacaatttcaatagattactagctatcttgtgaatgcgggcgtggcatgcgcagtggctcatttcggggactttgattattccgtcggtccggtttgttTTGCACTGCTGTACATCTTTTTTACGTTAGTAAATCCTGAAAAAGTCATAAAGACTGAAactatattacaaaatttaactaGTTACAgacttatctaaaaaaaaaaagaactctaTATGAATTGCAAATTTATTATAGGCTTGTTATACgcaaaataatttcgtttttagtGTTATTGCTTTCATTTTTGCCTAAAGATCAAGCTGGTGATGCGGATTACAGTAATTTTGACTGATTAATTCCTCCACAAAACGTAACTGCTTTGGTTGAGTGATATATGTTCCACTTGtcatctttcaaataaaaattacaagtgaCAAATTATAGCATGAATAGTGAGAAGGCATGTAAGCAAGAAGCTAGAAAATACAGAATTTGTGTTTTCGTTAtcaaacaaaattccatttcgTGAAAAGCAGCTGATATGGGCACCTGCATAACTGTTCTGCATAGAAGTAAGAATACCGATCTACTTAATATTTTGGATATGAAATATTGCTTTTGTGTAGTGCCCCATAATTATTACAGATATTCTTACCGAATTTCTTATTCATCCAGTCCAGTTTTAGACCTCGATGGTCAGTTATGGTTTCAATCAGTGTTCTGCTGGTTGCTCCATACTTGTCTGGCCAGAACAAACATTTGGTCATCTTCTTTAGCATTCTCTTGTTGTTCATTCGGAGAACATGCGTATTACCGGGATTTCCTGTAcgcttattattatattatagactaataataaattatgtttgttTTCAGCCCAGGCATTGGAGGCGTCGTCCACCTCAACCTCCACGAAACGCTCGGCCCTTCTTCTCACTCTTCACCGAAGAAGAGTGTGAAGAGTTCTCGGTAGGTGCAACATTTTACAGTACAGCTTTCTTTAAGATCATTAAAATattgattaatgtaataatatggaAAATTGTAATCCAAAAATGATCtacataatttcaaatattaaataaacaatgtcatgaatgatatatatttttatatgttttatgtgtttaaatgctaaatatttatttactttaaggtTCTTCTAAATTCGTTTTTCTTGGCAAGCAACATTTTCATTTTGACGTTTCCTCTCTCTGTTATCTTCCTGCGTGGTGAATGGtaaggaaattaaattatttattatcgttCCCGAAAATGCGCTAAATCTTGTCACTCCAGTTCCAGTTACATATTTGTCAAAGAACACTCATGACGCAAAAACTTTCCAATTCACAATTCAATGTCTGACAATTTGTGTATACCAGTACATTTTCTCGgaaaagagataggttttgaagtaaatcccgaaaagacagagtatatgattaagtctcgtgacgagaatattgtacgaaatggaaatataaaaattggaaatttatcctttgaagaggtggaaaaattcaaatacttgcgagcaacagtaacaaatataaatgatactcgagaggaaattaaacacaaaataaatatgggaaatgcgtgttattattcggttgagaagcttttatcatacagtctgctgtaaaaaaaatctgaaagttagaatttataaaacaattatattaccggttgttctttatggttgtgaaacttggaccctcactttgagagaggaacataggttaagggtgtttgagaataaggtacttaggaaaatatttggggctaagagggatgaagttacaggagaatggagaaaagttAGCCTACACAACaccgaactgcacgcattgtattcttcacctgacataattaggaacattaagtccagacgtttgaaatgggcaggccatgtagcacgtatgggcgaatccagaaatgcatatagagtgttagtcgggaggccggagggaaaaagacctttggggaggccgatacgtagatgggagaataatattaaaatggatttgagggaggtggaatatgatagtagagactgaattaatcttgctcaggatagggaccaatggcggtcttatgtgagggcggcaatgaacctccgggttccttaaaagccagtaagtaagtaatgcgtgttattattcggttgagaagcttttatcatccagtctgctgtcaaaaaatctgaaagttagaatttataaaacaattatattaccggttgttctttatggttgtgaaacttggaccctcactttgagagaggaacataggttcttaggaaaatatttgtggctaagagggatgaagttacaggcgaatggagaaagttacacaacgcagaactgcacgcattgtattcgtcacctggcataattaggaacattaaatccagatgtttgagatgggcagggcatgtatatagcacgtatggacgaatccagaaatgcatatagtgtgttagttgggaggccggaggggaaaatacctttggggagggcgagacgtagatgggaagatattaaaatgtatttgagggaggtgggatatgatggtagagactggattaatcttgctcaggatagggaccaatggcgggcttatgtgagggcggcaatgaacaaaAGCAAGTAAAGAAGTAGATATATTTTCCCGTAAATCATGCAGTACTAGATGGTTACGTAATATGTAACAATTACTAGACGTTTGTCTCATGCTATGTATTAACTGACCGCTATAGTATATCAAATTAAATACTCTGATGCGTTTTCCCCTACCTTTGCATTCAGTAAGGAAATACGTCCGAAATCGTATGTGATGCAAAATTGATATGTTCTCGTACATACTGCAAAGTGGAAGGATTTAAATCATTGTTTATTTTGGATATGAAATATTGCTTTTTTGTAACCcccattattattacaaacatccTTGCCAAATTTCTTCCAATCCAGTCCAGTTTTAGACCACAATGGTCAGTTATGGTTTCAATCCATCGTCGTGCTGCTTGCTCCATATTTGTCTGACTAAAAGAAACATTTGGGCATTTTCTTTAGCATTCTCTTGTGGTTAATTCAGAAAACATGTACTTTCCGGGATttcatagattattattattattactagccgtacccgtgcgctccgctgcacccgttagaaatataaagtaattacataggctaattaaaataggacatttgatccaaggaacattcgtgtttgatagaaggataaatctgttacttaatttaaattgtattaaaaaattaaaatgcgatcattttgatctagagaccactcatttggtcatcaaaattattttaggaaatacaggaaacgaattcctatcaagttttctgtgcataagaagctattttaatcttacctgtcttcgattcactcagaagttactgtaataacattatagcattatgtccatctagagaaactacactttccaatggttaaataataattaattatacaaatcggttaatttagcttccgatattacttcatacaatcacagaaacattctctgtaggctatgtttcatagctttcgattgtttttgtccaaggccccttatagatggagtcatttgctttttatttcattacaccgccttagattatgctgttattgtaattttgaaactcatttatatcattaaatatcagtcgtatcaaaattttgcatggaataaaacttatcgaaaattatttttaaagaaacttttgttatgtaatatttttcataaaaattaataataagggagatatttcgatttatttaattcaagcccccttataaccccccttttaaataaaatattttgaataccatatagcctaaattctaagttacaacgaacttaatttatattccaattgtcataaaatcggttcagccattatcacgtgaaaaggtaacaaacatccagacagacagacagacagacatacaaacaaaaatttcaaaaaggcgattttcggcttcagggcggttaattatatatgttaggaccaattatttttggaaaatcgaaaattaccagaaaaattttggctacagatttattattagtatagattattattattattattattattattattattattattattattattattattattattattattatagactaataataaaacgTGTATGTTTTCAGCCAGAGCACTGGAATCAGCGGGGACCAAGAACACAGATTTCCGCTTCCCTTAGCTCGTCTCTCAGCTCCTCCCTCACTTATCTATCTAGGTAAGAAGAGACTACGAAGGTAGGTGAAACATTTTACAGTAGGCCTTTCTTTAAGATTATTAGAATATTGCTTAATGTAATAATATGGATAATTATAATCCTAAAATAATcaacataaattggaaatattAAGTAAATGATATCATGAAATGGTATAATTTTATTACCTAAGTTATATGTTTTCTTCatacaaaagaaaatgttacatatttctttattttaaaatttttttcaaatccGTTTTTGCTggcaaacattttcatttttacgtTTCCTCTCTCTGTTCTAATCTTTTCCCGAGATGAATTATATGGAAATTAAAGTTATTACAGTTTCTTAAAACTTGTCGTTATAGTCCgcatcaccgtttttggcgtatgaaataagtaatgggaacgttaagtgcgagtgttttacctttgccgcagtcagtctgacaactgtgtttggcaaacggCTGATGTGACgtttataggaagtggtaccattcttagCTGCACTAGCACCATGCTCAAAAACTGAGCATTATACTCGACGACACAcgtcaaaaacgctggcgccagctatacAATAACTTACAGTTACAGATTTTTCAGAGAACATTCATGATGCAAAAACTTTGCAATTCAGAGTTCAAGGTCTAACAACTTATGTTTTCTCGTAAATCTTGCAGTACTAGATTGTTTCGTAATACGCAACAATGTTTCCTTCACGCTATGTATTAATTGACTCCTATGTATTAATTGACTCCTATGTATCAATCTAAAAACTcgtgcattttttcctcttcctttgcattcaGTAAGTAAATAGGTCCAAACtcgtatacttacttatttactggcttttaaggaacgcggaggttcattgccgctctcacataagcccgccattagtccctatcctatgcaagattaatccagtctctatcatcatatcccacctccctcagatccattttaatattatcttcccatctacgtctcgacctccccaaaggtctttttccatccggcctcccaactaacactctatatgcattcctggattctccCGATACGTGCtgtatgccctgcccatttcaaacgtctagatttaatgttcctaattatgtcaggtaaagaatacaatgcgtgcagttctgtgttgtgtaactttcttcattctcctgtaatttcatccctcttagccccaaatattttcctaagtaccttattctcaaacacccttaacctatgttcctctctcaaagtaagagtccaagtttcacaactataaagaacaaccggtaatataactgttttataaattctaactttcaaattttttgacaccagaatggatgataaaagcttctcaaccgaataataacaggcatttcccatatttattctgtgtgtaatttcctcccgagtatcatttatatttgttactgttgctcccaggtatttgaatttttccacttcttcaaaggataaatttccaatttttatacttccatttcgtccAAACTCGTATATGTTGCAAAATTTATACACTAAAGGTTATGTGCTCGTACATGCTACAGAGTGGAATGATTTCAATCATGGATATGAAAGACTGCTTTATGTAATGCCCCATAAATATTACAGACATTCTTAGCAAGCTTCTTCATCCAGTGCAGTTTTAGACCTCAATGGTCAGTTATGGTTTCGATCCATCGTCGTGCTGGTTGCtccataggcctacttgtctgTCTAGAAACATTATATTTGGGCATTTTCTTTGGCATTTCCTTGTTGTTCAATCGGAAAACTAGTATTTTTCGGGATTTTCTATACTCTTATTACAatattatagactaataataaattgttatgttTTCAGAGACGGTGCTGGGGCCTCTGGAACTGGTGTTGCCAGCTTTTCCGCCGTTGCCGAAAGGCAAAACGTCAAACCGGCTCCAATATCGAAACCGGCTGTACAGTACGTGCAACATTTTgcagttattaaaatattgattaatataataatatggatattaattctgaaatgattaatataatttcaaatattaagtAAGCGATGTCACGAAATGGCATATCTTTATTATCTATACGTTTTTCTGTATACATAAGgaaatatttaatacatatttttaaatcctTCCAAATCCGTTTGACAACCTGTGTTTATCAGTATGTTTTCTCGTTAATCATTGAGTACTAGATGATTACATAATGTCAAAATTAGGAAATCATATCTGTCTCATGCTTATGtattaacttatatatatatatatatatatatatttgctctagagtatgccactaggaaagtccaggataacagagatggtttggaattgaacgggttacatcagctgcttgtctatgcggatgacgtgaatatgttaggagaaaatccacaaacgattagggaaaacacgagaattttactggaagcaagtaaaaagatatgtttggaagtaaatcccgaaaaagacaaagtatatgattatgtctcgtgatcagaatattgtacgaaatggaaatataaaaattggagatttatcttttgaagaggtggagaagttcaaatatctgggagcaacagtaacaaatataaatgatactcgggaggaaattgaacacagaataaatatgggaaatgcctgttattattcggttgagaaacttttatcatccagtctgctgtcgaaaaatctgaaagttagaatttataaaacagttatattagcggttgttctgcatggttgtaaaacttggactctcactttgagagaggaacataggttaagggtgtttgagaataaggtggttaggaaaatatttggggctaagagggatgaagttacaggagaatggagaaagttacacaatacagaactgcacgcattgtattcttcacctgacataattaggaacattaagaccagacgtttgagatgggcagggcatgtagcacgtatgggcgaatccagaaatgcatatagagtgttagttgggaggccggagggggaaaaacctttagggaggccgagacgtagatgggaagatcatattataatggatttaagggaggtgggatatgatgatagagaatggattaattttgctcaggatagggaccaatggcgggcttatgtgagggcggcaatgaaaaataatatcaatataaataCTCTGATGTATTTTTTTCCCTTCCTTTGCATTCGgcaagtaaataattatgtaaaatactatgtgCTAGTACATGCTGCAAGGTGGAATTATTAAAATCACGATTTATTGTGGATATAAAAGACTGCTTTTGTGTAATGTCCATCATTATTACATATATCCGTACCAAATTTCTCCCTCAACGGTCAGTTATGGTTTCGATCCATCGTCGTGCTGGTTCCTCCATACCTGTCTCACCAGAAGAAACATTTGGGCATTTTCTTTGTCATTCTCTTGTTATGTACCTTCTAGGATTTCCTATACTCTTACTATTATAttgtagactaataataaaatgtGTATGTTTCCAGGCATGGCGCTGGAGATCGTGCCGTCGACGTCGCTCCCCCAGCCCTTCCCCCAGTCTCTCCTCCAGCGAAGAGGATAATACTTCGGTAGGTGCAACATTTTACAGTACAGCCTTCTTTAAGATTATTGAAatattgattaatgtaatatggaaAATTATAATCCTAAAATTATCAACATAAAACGTAAATGAATCCCCTTCTTTCCAGAAATGATAAATTTGAGGACGGTTCCAAACAACTGGCCatagaaaattggtaactgggacaattggccacataaaattggtaatagggacaattcgccacagatagacatttcgccacaaatagactaTTTGCCACAGTTAGACAATTTAGCACAAATAGGCAATTTGCCACACTGAGGTACAAAGATAAATCCATGAATTCCAGAAGCTCTATATTGTGCGAATGGATACAGAGATTAATAATTGTGACTTCCACTAAGTATGTGAATTGCTATGTACATATAAATTTGGCTTCAAAAATGTCCTGCTAGGTTGTGGCCTACAGCTCTCAAGTACCGGATGACGGTGCCTTCTGCCTTGTACCGCGGGTATTCTTCAACTGTGTCGATGTACTTCCGCTTCTTTTTGGTAGGAGAATGACCAccttccaatatatatatatatatatatatatatatatatatatatatatatatatatatatatatatatctgtccaCTTCTTCCACTTCCAACTGCAGTTGCTCCAGCACGTGATACAAGGAAGGATGCGCTTTCCCCATTAATAGGTTCAACCTCCTGTGCCACTGCCAGTCAGGAGAGCTGCATATTATACTAACTAGGCCACTAAAGCGTCATATAATTATACTAAGAAAACTATTAAACATCAGTGGAGTATTTAGTTAAGACATATCTTTCAAGCATAAATtattacaagtttattttattttgtaggaaACGGAGAGAGAGATTATCCTCCGGGGGCTACTAACACCTGTCTATCACCCCATGGATGTAAGTAACTCTTCAATGTACAGAGAATAATATAGAGTATGTTGCTTAGAGGTAgggtatatggatcgtatgcggagactaaaatgaagatacagtagtggcaaaaaaaaaaaaaaaaaaccggaccgacccttgtagctgatttcagagttatatattcaaattttgctagtcacaaaacacatccatcttgtataattaattgtaacaatgaaatttattgcatttgttcgattcttaccgtcttctgtttccttcagtgcctcaaacttacagacgaaaaaactttgagagttttattttcatctggcatcaatattacatttctacctctattcgcaAAGATAACTtgcttatttttacattaaatagcagtaccaGTACATACCtttggcttcactatccatattgaaattaccacagtttgacacaatacacagcacaggattcttttgtatcagctacaagggtcgggccggcttttttgccactactgtacaaaataggaaagattggagaatgctgggtttgcagtgaaagactatgaatgaatcattataataaagagacattttcaataattttacgataaacatatttatattatgaaaaagtgcaTGAATATTTTCTGAGTTGTATGTGGTTCTTTCCAttcgtttcataaattttaatgaaCCACTAGGCTACTTCACATATGGCATCAAGAGAAAGATCATGGATTTGAGAATACAACGAAGAATTTCTAGCACCGTTAAGGCCAAATGTACAAAGACATGTCAGTTACAAGTGGCCAATATAACTTACTAGTTTAAGATCGCATGTTCAGAATCCAGCTACTGCAGTCCATTGAAAACTGTGGTAAAAGATGAAGATCATTCAAGTAAAATAGTCCATGTCTACTAAGAAGATTAATAAAAGTAGTGGGATATTAAATTTAGTTCACTGATACCTATTGTTGTCATCGTCGTCTAACTGCATACTTCTTGGTTCGGTTCATAACCATGTCTTCTGGCTTCCCACTTCCCATTTAGGGTGGggacttctcaaatcaaggcgacgaaaaaccagactcaccgcattgttcaaggcacaaatgggacacaaagcatggaccgatatcaatgctagattagcaacaccatcatacttaggaaggactgatcatattaggaagtttaaatgtagaaaacaaagaacggacgtggcaaaattttcctttgttaaccgcacaatagtagactggaacagcttacctgcagcaatctttcagggtggtcctcttaaaatcaatacatttaaggaaaggttgggaagattagactgaaaatttaattggaggtgcagtgtaattatttaagttgtcatgtaattaatggagttgatatataattaattaagttgatatgtaattaattaagatatgtaatttagtttatatgtaaataaattaaggtgatatgtaattaattaagatgatatgtaattaagttggtatgta
Proteins encoded in this window:
- the LOC138693357 gene encoding uncharacterized protein; the protein is MAGLCEGGNEQKQRRCWGLWNWCCQLFRRCRKAKRQTGSNIETGCTAWRWRSCRRRRSPSPSPSLSSSEEDNTSETEREIILRGLLTPVYHPMDDSEDNARITQHPGPLILNNGEMVSNS